In Scophthalmus maximus strain ysfricsl-2021 chromosome 13, ASM2237912v1, whole genome shotgun sequence, the genomic window gtgtgtgttgtgtgtgtgtgtgtaattccaATCTTCAAACCATTCTTTTATTGTCAAAACTTGATTTGACTTTTATTAATCGCgaacaatcaacaacaaaaaaatctgatgaaaacacaaagatgaaacacaaacagataaatacaAAACTGCAGGTCATGCAACAACATATTGTACAACAATACACAATAACttaattgtaaaataatatattcagGTTTCCTGGCTTAACtggctttgtttgatttcattgtttagTCCCAAAGGTCACCCCACAAACTGAAATACACATGCTTTTGAGAGTAGTTTGTTTGCAAGATGGTAACTCCCTTCTCTAGCCTTAAACATTTTTCGTATGTTATCTGGTAAATCCTTTCGTTTTACTTTAAACATAAATTGTGCAGTTTTAATTTTGACAATGTTGATAAATTTCAACGATTTTGAATTCAAAAACAGCTGATTATGTACTCATGTTACCCCACATGATTTATTATCCTGATAGCTTTTTCttgcaatgtgaaaacattGCAAGAAAAAGATGTATCTAGTTTTACTCATTATTCCAATGCTCAGATATTTAATGTGGGGCCCCACATTAAATATCTGAGCAGCTTGTGGTCAATAACGACACCCCAAAacgtttttttctatttaaacatCTGTGTTTATTGTGTGACTTATATATGCCGTATATGTGCCGTATATGTGCCCCgcaacaaaaaatgtttgtgtcatctgcaaaaacaatacattttagtaaatttctatatttacaaaaatatcatTCAGGTTGAGGATAAACAATACTGACCCCTGTAGGATGCCAAAGGAAATGCTGTGGCACCCTGACCGGTGATGACCCATTTGGACAAACTGACTCATGTTTTCAACGTAGCTTTTTATCCAGTCATGAGCAGCACCTCTGATGCCatacctttcctttttttgtagcAGTATGTCAGGATCATATCAAATGCTTTTTACGATCAATGAAAATCCCCACTGCATAGTTTTTGTTATCAATGCAATTGGTTAATCTTTCTACTAACTTGATTTGTGCCATATACATTGATCTACCCGATCTGAACCTATACTGTCCATTAGTAAATTGGTTTCATCGAGGAAACAATCCAGCCTTGTGACAGagaatttttcaaatatttttgagaACTAAGAAAGCAAAGATACCGATCTATACTGGTAATATGTGAGTCACAAGATTGATATGATGGGATGACTTTAGCTCCTTTCATTTTGTCAAGAAATACTCCcgtttttaaatgataaatgatatataTGTTAGTACGCCTACAATCCTATCTATCATTACTTTATTAGAGACGTATCAAAATCATTACAATCATTCAAagttgtattcatatttttacttaCAATATCTATAATTCCTTATTTTCTACAGTTCCCAGAAAGATTGAGTTTGGGTTTCTTTCCAAGTGGTCCATCTCAGAGCATTTCTTCCACATGCTCTTTATATCTTTGCCCAGTTTAGGGCCCACATTAACAAAGAAATTGTTGAATCTATCAACCACGTCATTCATATTTGTCAGTGTCATGTCATTGTCCGTGAAATGTTCCggataatttaatttgttttgtttgtttctaataattccattttccattcacattctttttgttattctctagtaatttattataattatcttTCTAACATACCCTCATTATATtagttaatttgtttttatatttcttatattttaacTGCTTCTTTCGTTCTGTATTTTACAAAATTCCTATATAGTGTTCTTTTTTACAGGCATTTTGCAGTACcttatatttccttttattgCTATATTGTTTTAGTGGAcagtttttattgtattaagTTTAAATATGTCTAATGAGTCATATGCTTTATAAACGTATTACTTCCTtctaattataatttattaaataatttttaaatgcagataaAGATTCATCGGTACATACCTGTGTTTAATATCATTACACTCCCTGTTCCTCCTATAATTACATTCATGAGTCACAAAGACTGGCAGGTGATCACTTATATCATTAATTAATATTCCACTTACAGACTTGCTTACCACtttgtttgtaaaaatatttatatatcagAGTGGCACAATGAAAGGTTATGGttcaatttatttgtatagtgccatatcacaacatacattgtctcaaggcactttacatagtgaggtcaatattacaatattacagggaaaacccaacaaatcccacaatgagcaagcacttggcgattgtgaaggaaaaaaaactcccttttgacaagaaaaaatctctggcagaaccagactcagttgttgGCGGCCATCTGTCCGGTTGGGGTggggagaggtgggcagaaagagtggagaggagagaagagagagagagaaggagaacagCTGTACAACCACAgttttaatctctaccagactgatacttaatATTAcggaaataatactgacacttaaaaatgcaatgatgttaataataataataataataataataataataataataataataataataataataataataataataataataataataataataacaacaataataataataatgttaataataataataataataataataacaataataataataataatgataatgacgggtttggatactgcagctctggagtcagagatgcactaggagagagaaaacagagttagtgtaaatacatggggcagagagagggatgggggcgggcggggggtgctcatgatataagttcccccagcagtctaggcctatagcagcataagAAAGAAATGGTTttgtaaacacctgagcagctctaactatgagctttatcaaagaggaaggttttacgTTTAACTTAAAATGAtgagagggtgtctgcctccctgacaaaagtagtcctgagtttacagagcgaaatgatctattgggataatatggaactatgagctctgtaagatatgatggagcttgattattaagggctttgtaggttaggagcaggatttgaattctattctgaattctACTTTATTGCAGTCTCCTATACGTAGCCAATCATAGAATTAAGGCGGTTCTCACTAAAATGTTGTTGCAATTTTCGGGGACCCCCTAAGTTTGGTGCCACAGGCATTTGTCTGCTCTGCCTAACCTGTTGCAACGTTGCCAtcatataatgtaataatgcatTCACTCTTTCAAAGGATAAGATTAGATACACAATTTCATGTATCATCTTTACTCTACTGCCCTATTCAAATATTGAAAAGTGTGTACCTAAATTTACAATATGAAGCTTTGTTGCTAAGTAAAATACTTTATTTGGCTTTTGACATACAAATAAACACTTGAAAGTTCAAACTTAGATTTTCAAAAAGTATAACTGTTTTCTCAGTCATCATattcctcatcttcttcatctgcgTCCTCCAACTCTTCCTGGGCCGCTTGCTGCTCCTCTAAATCCTCTCTCAgtgcctgctcctcctccagtgaTGGGTCCAGTGCCTCTGTGATTTCTGGTTCGCTGGGATATTCTCTCTGTGGTAGCTGGGGGACAGATGGGCTGTACCCTTCCCCTGCATACTTCAGACCCCATCCAACATATATGTTCTCGAACTTCCTAAATTAAGAGATAACACATAGTTCTTCGTAAATTGCAACATTGCTTCAGTAAACTGGGAGAAATAAGAAGTAAGAACATTCTGATCTTTTCACTTACTTTCCACAAGAATATGTATATGCCCCTGGCCAGATGTTAGAACGCAGCAAAGCTACTGCATGCTGAGAGGTGAGAGTGGATGACATCTTGGAGCTCCAGGGAGCGGTGTTGAATATTtctgagagacacaaaaacTTAATTTGCTTCTAGAATTTATTTCAAAAGGAGGAACCCAGACTAAAACACTTGACCTGAAAACCACATGGTAACTAATTTAGCTAGAATTTGAGTGCTCTTAACCTCTTCTTTTGATTGGGCAGAAGCATGTTGCAACTTTGATGTTGATAGGCTGAAGACGCAGCAATAATTGCACGCTGCCTGAAAGATTgttcaattttaaaatctttatgaTCGGATCATCAATTTCTCCCATCCTGACCTCCCTCATCAGGATTTTGGCAGGACAGTGTTGAGTAATTAAAACTGAGAGTGTGGGGTTCAGGCTTTTAAATATTAAGAAGAACCTGAACCCCTGCCTACTTTGGTACGGAAATGTTCAAAGGCAAAGACTGACCTGCATCCTGGGAAACAGGAGTGAGCAGAGGGGGCCCAACCTCTGGCTCAGGCTCATCTggctcctcttcaccctctccgTCCTCATTAGGGTCTTCTTCTGGTTCAACGGCCAGGTTCACCCACATACAACGGCCCTAAAGCAGTCCATGTTCACACTTTTTATAACCACATATACATCTGCTGAGAAAATGGTCCCTTGTCTGCTTTGATCAGACTTGTACCTGTGGCAGAATGTGCTGAACATGATGCACCCAGGTGGACAAAGACTCAGCCATCTCAGCAACTGGAATGGCCTCAAAATCAGAATTCACTTCATAGCTGTCTCGTGGtgcctcatcttcctcatcaccttcctcctccccagccTGGAAGAAGCCCTGGGGGCTGACCTGTGTGCCAGCAGATATCCGAGCAATCTGTGCTCTCAGATAGTTGGCTTCATTCCCGGGAAAAGGCGGGAAGCTGTGAACTGGTGAGTCCAACCTCCCGGTGAAGAATTTACGGATCTGGCGAGCAACAGTGATCTGCGCAGGACTGACTGAAGGGAGCTTTACCCACGGAAGACCAGGCTCCTTacacacataataaaaaaacttgTTAGCACCTGTTCCTGCGGCCTCCTTTGGCACCACTGGTGGGGTTTTATAGGTCGACTGAGGAAGTGGATCCACCTGAAAATAAAGCCACCACAAGACCAGAGAGATTAATTTCCCTTCTTTACCTTTAGATTAAGGAACTTTTGGGAAGaagcttcttcttttaatttcaaaagACTTAACCAGCCAATATATGAAGTGGAGAGGGGAGGTTTGCAAAGGTTGCACATAGAcagaaaattgtttttgtgaaaatctgtGTAAAAATACAAAGCAGAAAACTATGTGTAAAACTCACCACTCAAAGTTCTCACACTGTGTGACGCTTAGATTCAATCACTAACTAGAAGAGCATTTGAAGAGCATATACCTTCCCTATGTAAACAAAAGTGAATataaattcctggatccatGTCAATAATGACTCTTTCTTGGGTCATGGCCTACCCATCCTCAAATTTTCATGGAAATTGgttcaacagttttttttaggGATGTCCCAATCCAATCTCAACAATCAGTATTGGAGCGATCAATGCATTTTAACTGATCGGGATCCGCTGCAATGAGCACGAACATAGTTCCGATCCTTTGTTTCACGTCAGCTGCAAGCAGGTCTGGCTGCAGACCACTGCAGCTGTGAAGCTTCAAGCTAGACCCGAAACACGTGAATATAATTGTCAAGCATATTCATTGGATTGATTAAAAAACTTTAATGTACTGTAGTTGGGACTCATC contains:
- the LOC118318728 gene encoding radial spoke head protein 4 homolog A isoform X2, whose translation is MEDNQDRLQSAASLKAYMLKNSTKSNLNLYDHLSRLLIKVMDEQPQNAVDVIEDMSHDMKQGLFKDKQSTLRDLPQTTAAELLAEQQRLLFSQPEDTEQEDELVETPLPNVSEIGFYLEQAGVGLGREEMQRVFLALKQLVELQAILRCRLWGKILGTESSYIVAEAECREWEEEEEQITDEAEEEEEREDKCRESEDNEEPGLPWVKLPSVSPAQITVARQIRKFFTGRLDSPVHSFPPFPGNEANYLRAQIARISAGTQVSPQGFFQAGEEEGDEEDEAPRDSYEVNSDFEAIPVAEMAESLSTWVHHVQHILPQGRCMWVNLAVEPEEDPNEDGEGEEEPDEPEPEVGPPLLTPVSQDAEIFNTAPWSSKMSSTLTSQHAVALLRSNIWPGAYTYSCGKKFENIYVGWGLKYAGEGYSPSVPQLPQREYPSEPEITEALDPSLEEEQALREDLEEQQAAQEELEDADEEDEEYDD
- the LOC118318728 gene encoding radial spoke head protein 4 homolog A isoform X1, whose translation is MEDNQDRLQSAASLKAYMLKNSTKSNLNLYDHLSRLLIKVMDEQPQNAVDVIEDMSHDMKQGLFKDKQSTLRDLPQTTAAELLAEQQRLLFSQPEDTEQEDELVETPLPNVSEIGFYLEQAGVGLGREEMQRVFLALKQLVELQAILRCRLWGKILGTESSYIVAEAECREWEEEEEQITDEAEEEEEREDKCRESEDNEVDPLPQSTYKTPPVVPKEAAGTGANKFFYYVCKEPGLPWVKLPSVSPAQITVARQIRKFFTGRLDSPVHSFPPFPGNEANYLRAQIARISAGTQVSPQGFFQAGEEEGDEEDEAPRDSYEVNSDFEAIPVAEMAESLSTWVHHVQHILPQGRCMWVNLAVEPEEDPNEDGEGEEEPDEPEPEVGPPLLTPVSQDAEIFNTAPWSSKMSSTLTSQHAVALLRSNIWPGAYTYSCGKKFENIYVGWGLKYAGEGYSPSVPQLPQREYPSEPEITEALDPSLEEEQALREDLEEQQAAQEELEDADEEDEEYDD